Proteins encoded within one genomic window of Hemitrygon akajei unplaced genomic scaffold, sHemAka1.3 Scf000254, whole genome shotgun sequence:
- the LOC140724493 gene encoding uncharacterized protein — protein MAHQRVHTGERPFTCSECGKGFTYSSQLKIHQRVHTGERPFTCSDCGKGFTQLAGLQAHHSVHTGERPFTCSDCGKGFTSSSQLKVHQRVHTGERPFICSDCGKGFTQLSGLQAHQSVHTGERPFICSDCGKGFTQLSSLQAHQSVHTGERPFTCLDCGKGFTLSFCLLTHQSVHTGEWPFTCSDCGKGFTRSSQLKVHQRVHTGERPFTCSDCGKGFTSSSQLKVHQRVHTGERPFACTFCGKGFTQSSQLKVHERIHTGERPFTCSDCGKGFTRSSRLLTHQSVHTGERPFTSC, from the coding sequence atggctcaccagcgagttcacactggggaaaggccgttcacctgctcggaatgtgggaagggattcacctactcatcccaactgaagatacatcagcgagttcacactggggagaggccattcacctgctcagactgtgggaagggattcacacaattAGCTGGCCTACAAGCACACcattcagttcacactggggagaggccgttcacttgctcagactgtgggaagggattcacttcgtcatctcaactgaaggtacatcagcgagttcacactggggagaggccgttcatctgctcagactgtgggaagggattcacacagttatctggcctgcaagcacaccagtcagttcacactggggagaggccgttcatctgctcagactgtgggaagggattcacacagttatctagcctgcaagcacaccagtcagttcacactggcgagaggccgttcacctgcttagactgtgggaagggattcactctgtcattttgcctactgacacaccagtcagttcacactggagagtggccattcacctgctcagactgtgggaagggattcactcggtcatctcaactgaaggtacatcagcgagttcacactggggagaggccattcacctgctcggattgtgggaagggattcacttcgtcatctcaactgaaggtccatcaacgagttcacactggggagaggccattcgccTGCAcattctgtgggaagggattcactcaatcatctcaattgaaggtacatgagcgaattcacactggggagaggccattcacctgctcagactgtgggaagggattcactcggtcatctcgcctactgacacaccagtcagttcacactggggagaggccgttcacctccTGTTAA